The Vanessa atalanta chromosome 2, ilVanAtal1.2, whole genome shotgun sequence genome has a segment encoding these proteins:
- the LOC125073710 gene encoding uncharacterized protein LOC125073710 isoform X2: MFNRTERDYIFNPHIDVENDTLSPGALVKLINSVWTLLHHFKNVSDKVESLEEQNHILEKNNKHINYTIERLNVKLSTEKNESKACVASAQRASDQSNEIYQKLLDSKMKLNQLTKQKETNEKYLQNKIARLQLENNKILDRLRNKSDNFTPCADICDSTLMQLKERERKQRSVIAQLQANNQDLLREVLALKEELILEGLGGVKIK, encoded by the exons ATGTTTAATCGGACTGAACGAG ATTACATTTTCAACCCACATATAGATGTTGAAAATGATACTTTAAGTCCAGGTGCCCtcgtaaaactaataaattcaGTTTGGACACTGTTGCATCACTTTAAGAATGTTTCGGATAAAGTTGAAAGCTTAGAAGAGCAAAATCATATTCtggaaaaaaacaacaaacacatAAAT TACACAATTGAAAGATTAAATGTGAAGTTGAGCACTGAAAAGAATGAATCAAAAGCATGTGTTGCCTCTGCACAGCGAGCCTCAGATCAGTCtaatgaaatatatcaaaagcTATTGGACTCAAAGATGAAATTGAATCAGTTAACCAAGCAAAAAGAGACTAATGAAAAGTACTTGCAGAACAAAATAGCAAGACTACAGCTTGAAAACAATAAGATTTTAGATAGACTAAGGAATAAATCAG acaacttcacaccttgcGCTGATATTTGTGATTCAACACTCATGCAACTGAAAGAGCGTGAACGAAAACAAAGATCAGTAATAGCTCAGCTACAAGCTAATAATCAAGATTTACTAAGAGAAGTGTTGGCTCTCAAGGAGGAGCTCATTCTTGAAGGACTTGGTGGTGTGAAAATTAAATAG
- the LOC125073710 gene encoding uncharacterized protein LOC125073710 isoform X1, producing the protein MISSDNESLDDEIKELLENYKFKKATIYEPCTLKNFKECLIGLNEEFSLLNIDYIFNPHIDVENDTLSPGALVKLINSVWTLLHHFKNVSDKVESLEEQNHILEKNNKHINYTIERLNVKLSTEKNESKACVASAQRASDQSNEIYQKLLDSKMKLNQLTKQKETNEKYLQNKIARLQLENNKILDRLRNKSDNFTPCADICDSTLMQLKERERKQRSVIAQLQANNQDLLREVLALKEELILEGLGGVKIK; encoded by the exons atgatttcatcCGATAATGAAAGTTTAGACGATGAAATTAAAgagttattagaaaattataaattcaaaaaggCAACTATATATGAACCATGCACATTAAAGAACTTTAAAGAATGTTTAATCGGACTGAACGAG GAATTCTCTCTGTTAAATATAGATTACATTTTCAACCCACATATAGATGTTGAAAATGATACTTTAAGTCCAGGTGCCCtcgtaaaactaataaattcaGTTTGGACACTGTTGCATCACTTTAAGAATGTTTCGGATAAAGTTGAAAGCTTAGAAGAGCAAAATCATATTCtggaaaaaaacaacaaacacatAAAT TACACAATTGAAAGATTAAATGTGAAGTTGAGCACTGAAAAGAATGAATCAAAAGCATGTGTTGCCTCTGCACAGCGAGCCTCAGATCAGTCtaatgaaatatatcaaaagcTATTGGACTCAAAGATGAAATTGAATCAGTTAACCAAGCAAAAAGAGACTAATGAAAAGTACTTGCAGAACAAAATAGCAAGACTACAGCTTGAAAACAATAAGATTTTAGATAGACTAAGGAATAAATCAG acaacttcacaccttgcGCTGATATTTGTGATTCAACACTCATGCAACTGAAAGAGCGTGAACGAAAACAAAGATCAGTAATAGCTCAGCTACAAGCTAATAATCAAGATTTACTAAGAGAAGTGTTGGCTCTCAAGGAGGAGCTCATTCTTGAAGGACTTGGTGGTGTGAAAATTAAATAG